A single genomic interval of Adhaeribacter pallidiroseus harbors:
- a CDS encoding OmpA family protein produces MNRFYLIALLAVLAGFTSCKTLSSVGKADKKFVQGEYEDAIRLYEQALKNTKEPGPVNFKLAESYRLSNRIAQAEPFYQAALNTGFKKEEAIFYYGLALKANAKYNEAGAQFSRYAEAGSNKLLVARAQREAGNMGAIPGIINTKTYNEIKPLDELNTAAAEFAPTMLNGELYFASTRDGKKYAGNGEGFNDLFAVRFADSVQLTGGTVRKISDPINTPEAHEAAVTFSKDGTTMIFARSNTGKRKGTLNVDLYVSRFKGTWSEPRLLSVNSKDAWDSSPVLSPDGKTLYFASDRKGGQGGNDIYRSTLDAQGRFSTPENLGPEINTPGNENFPFVTEDNTLYISSDGHPGLGNLDIFRIDNGKPVNLGVPVNSNADDFAPYMLNNESGYFSSNREGGKGSDDIYFFKKAKPKLVNFYVDVTVRELLPNTTNYKPMSRIRVELQDAKGTAVDQAFTSPDGKLSFKLDTATAYSVLAENPGYFAARRAITTIGKTPPQAQLTKPETDIRLTADLVLSKIVKDKPIVVENIYYDLDKADIRPDAAIELDKIVQTLNDNPKITIELSSHTDVRGKDAYNLDLSQRRAQSAVDYIISKGIASNRITAKGYGETRLIVKNAKTEEEHQRNRRTEFKVTRIAQ; encoded by the coding sequence ATGAATAGATTTTACCTGATTGCCTTGCTCGCCGTTCTGGCGGGTTTTACTTCTTGCAAAACCTTAAGCAGTGTAGGGAAAGCCGATAAAAAATTTGTCCAGGGCGAATACGAAGATGCCATCCGCTTATATGAGCAAGCCCTGAAGAACACCAAAGAACCCGGTCCTGTCAATTTTAAATTAGCCGAATCCTACCGTTTATCGAACCGGATTGCGCAAGCCGAACCTTTTTACCAGGCCGCCCTTAATACCGGTTTCAAAAAAGAAGAAGCTATTTTTTACTATGGCTTAGCTTTAAAAGCCAATGCCAAATACAACGAAGCCGGTGCGCAATTTTCGCGTTATGCCGAAGCGGGTAGCAATAAACTGTTAGTAGCGCGGGCCCAACGCGAAGCCGGTAATATGGGCGCGATTCCGGGCATTATCAACACCAAAACTTACAACGAAATTAAACCGCTGGATGAGTTAAATACGGCGGCGGCCGAGTTTGCGCCCACCATGCTTAACGGCGAATTATATTTTGCCTCTACCCGCGATGGTAAAAAATACGCCGGCAACGGCGAAGGATTTAACGACCTTTTCGCGGTTCGCTTCGCAGATTCGGTGCAGCTTACCGGCGGAACGGTACGCAAAATAAGTGATCCGATTAACACTCCCGAAGCCCACGAAGCCGCCGTAACGTTTAGCAAAGACGGCACCACCATGATTTTTGCCCGCAGTAACACCGGCAAGCGCAAAGGCACCTTAAACGTAGATTTATACGTTTCGCGCTTTAAAGGCACTTGGTCAGAGCCCCGCCTATTGAGTGTAAACAGCAAAGATGCCTGGGATTCATCGCCGGTATTATCGCCGGATGGTAAAACCTTGTATTTTGCCTCCGACCGCAAAGGCGGACAGGGCGGTAATGATATTTACCGTTCTACCCTAGATGCGCAAGGTCGGTTCTCTACTCCCGAAAACTTAGGTCCTGAAATTAATACGCCGGGCAACGAAAATTTCCCGTTTGTTACCGAAGATAACACTTTATATATTTCTTCCGATGGGCATCCGGGCTTAGGCAATTTAGATATCTTCCGGATAGATAATGGCAAACCCGTAAACCTGGGCGTACCCGTAAATTCCAACGCTGATGATTTTGCTCCCTACATGCTCAACAACGAATCGGGTTATTTCTCGTCTAATAGAGAAGGGGGTAAAGGCAGTGATGATATTTACTTTTTTAAGAAAGCGAAGCCCAAGCTGGTTAATTTTTACGTAGATGTTACCGTTCGGGAGTTATTGCCCAACACAACTAACTATAAACCCATGAGCCGCATCCGGGTAGAGTTGCAAGATGCCAAAGGTACCGCCGTGGATCAGGCTTTTACTTCTCCCGATGGGAAACTAAGCTTTAAACTAGACACCGCTACGGCTTACTCGGTACTGGCGGAAAACCCGGGCTATTTTGCTGCTCGCCGCGCCATTACTACCATTGGTAAAACCCCGCCGCAAGCCCAGCTTACCAAACCCGAAACCGATATTCGCTTAACAGCCGATTTAGTTTTAAGTAAAATCGTGAAAGATAAGCCGATTGTGGTCGAAAATATTTACTACGACTTGGATAAAGCCGATATCCGGCCGGATGCCGCCATCGAGTTAGATAAAATTGTGCAGACTTTAAACGACAACCCGAAAATCACCATTGAGTTGAGTTCCCACACCGACGTACGCGGAAAAGATGCTTATAACCTGGATCTGTCGCAACGCCGGGCGCAATCGGCGGTAGATTATATTATTTCCAAAGGTATTGCCTCAAACCGGATTACCGCCAAAGGTTACGGCGAAACTCGTTTAATTGTAAAGAACGCCAAAACCGAAGAAGAACACCAGCGCAACCGCCGTACCGAGTTTAAAGTAACCCGCATTGCGCAGTAG
- a CDS encoding (Fe-S)-binding protein — protein MADLMARGEEPEILFWVGCAGAFDDRYKNVTRAFVRILEHVGVKYAVLGLEESCTGDPAKRAGNEFLFQMQAMTNIEVLNGYNIKKIVTACPHCFNTLKNEYPGLGGNYEVIHHSTFLQQLINDGKVRVAGGEAFKGKRITFHDSCYLGRANGIYEAPREVLAALDADLVEMKRSRANGLCCGAGGAQMWKEPEPGKKDINIERTEEALATGASVIAVGCPFCMTMLSDGVKNKNQEEQVKVFDIAELIASAENLNA, from the coding sequence ATGGCCGACCTGATGGCTCGAGGGGAAGAACCGGAAATATTATTTTGGGTGGGTTGCGCCGGCGCTTTCGACGACCGGTATAAAAATGTAACACGGGCTTTTGTGCGGATACTGGAGCATGTAGGTGTAAAATACGCGGTATTAGGTTTAGAAGAAAGCTGCACCGGCGACCCGGCGAAACGGGCCGGTAACGAATTCCTGTTTCAAATGCAAGCCATGACCAATATTGAAGTGCTGAACGGGTATAATATAAAAAAAATAGTAACCGCATGTCCGCATTGCTTTAACACCCTCAAAAACGAATATCCGGGTTTGGGCGGCAATTACGAGGTTATTCATCATTCCACGTTTTTGCAGCAGTTGATTAACGATGGCAAAGTGCGCGTAGCCGGTGGCGAAGCTTTTAAAGGCAAACGCATTACTTTCCACGATTCGTGTTACTTGGGTCGGGCCAACGGCATTTACGAAGCGCCCCGCGAAGTACTAGCGGCTTTGGATGCGGATCTGGTAGAAATGAAACGAAGTCGGGCAAATGGATTGTGCTGCGGCGCGGGCGGTGCCCAAATGTGGAAAGAACCCGAACCCGGCAAAAAAGACATTAACATTGAACGAACCGAAGAAGCCTTAGCCACCGGGGCTTCGGTAATTGCGGTGGGCTGTCCGTTTTGCATGACCATGCTTAGCGACGGCGTAAAAAACAAAAACCAGGAAGAACAGGTAAAAGTATTTGACATTGCCGAACTCATTGCCTCCGCCGAAAATCTGAATGCTTAA
- a CDS encoding (Fe-S)-binding protein: MPMISNILFLIITVLAVGLFIWQIRKIRRNINLGRDKEIKGSTAKRLNKLILVAFGQQKMFKRPWPAILHGIVYIGFVVINIEVLEIVMDGIFGTHRALSFLGPVYSALMAVNEVLAFLVIIACVLFLIRRNVTKVPRLTRGPEMRAWNQLDANVILITEIVLMLALFAFNTADLKLAAISGEELAGSFPISNLLAKSIHTTHLAGLEAVRSVGWWFHILGIFAFLNYLPSSKHFHIIMAFPNVYYSNLEPKGKFTINESITHEIKAMLDPSYQVPPLPEGVEPQKFGAKDVEDLNWKQLMDAYTCTECGRCTDVCPANITGKLLSPRKIVMDTRDRMEEKGEHPAIFKPNYYKEQGEPRVKVTEEKTLLRGYVTPEELWACTTCNACVESCPVNIDQLSSIMEMRRYLVLEESAAPAALNAMFTNLENNGAPWAFSPSDRLNWADNLFVNTK, from the coding sequence TTGCCGATGATAAGCAACATCTTATTTCTCATAATTACAGTTTTAGCGGTCGGATTATTCATTTGGCAAATTCGAAAAATTCGCCGGAATATCAATCTAGGCCGGGATAAAGAAATAAAAGGAAGTACAGCGAAACGCCTGAACAAATTAATACTGGTAGCTTTTGGGCAGCAGAAAATGTTCAAACGGCCCTGGCCGGCTATTCTGCACGGTATTGTTTACATAGGGTTTGTAGTTATAAATATTGAAGTGCTGGAAATTGTAATGGATGGTATTTTTGGCACGCACCGCGCTTTAAGCTTTCTCGGCCCCGTGTACAGCGCCTTAATGGCGGTTAATGAAGTATTAGCTTTTCTGGTAATTATTGCCTGCGTGTTGTTTTTGATTCGCCGAAACGTAACCAAGGTTCCTCGCCTGACCCGTGGGCCGGAAATGCGGGCTTGGAATCAACTAGACGCAAATGTTATTTTAATTACCGAAATCGTGTTAATGCTGGCCTTGTTTGCTTTTAACACCGCCGATTTAAAATTAGCCGCTATTTCGGGCGAAGAATTAGCGGGCAGCTTCCCGATTAGTAATTTGCTGGCAAAAAGTATACATACCACGCACTTGGCTGGCTTAGAAGCTGTCCGGAGCGTTGGTTGGTGGTTTCATATTTTGGGAATTTTTGCTTTTTTAAATTATCTGCCCAGCTCCAAGCACTTCCATATTATTATGGCCTTCCCAAACGTGTATTACTCCAATCTAGAACCTAAAGGGAAGTTTACCATCAACGAAAGCATTACGCACGAAATTAAAGCCATGCTGGACCCCAGCTACCAGGTGCCGCCGTTGCCCGAAGGAGTTGAACCGCAAAAATTCGGTGCGAAAGACGTAGAAGATCTTAATTGGAAGCAACTCATGGATGCCTATACCTGTACCGAATGTGGAAGGTGTACGGATGTGTGCCCCGCCAACATAACCGGCAAGCTGCTGTCGCCGCGTAAAATTGTGATGGATACCCGCGACCGCATGGAAGAAAAAGGCGAACATCCGGCTATTTTTAAACCGAATTATTATAAAGAACAAGGCGAACCACGCGTAAAAGTAACCGAAGAAAAAACTTTATTACGTGGTTATGTAACCCCCGAAGAACTTTGGGCCTGCACCACCTGCAATGCTTGCGTAGAATCCTGCCCCGTCAACATCGATCAGTTGTCCTCCATTATGGAAATGCGGCGCTACCTGGTACTCGAAGAATCGGCAGCTCCAGCGGCTTTAAATGCCATGTTCACCAACCTCGAAAACAACGGCGCTCCCTGGGCTTTTTCCCCCTCCGATCGCCTGAACTGGGCCGATAACTTATTCGTGAATACGAAGTAG